In Mus musculus strain C57BL/6J chromosome 1, GRCm38.p6 C57BL/6J, a single genomic region encodes these proteins:
- the C2cd6 gene encoding C2 calcium-dependent domain-containing protein 6 isoform X3, translating into MEKSPHFSDVLIIPDKPFEDLNTNKKGRPPIELRKSWERHPTDVACSLRKVAFAQKDYTIPVCKAETTEFKPKHQFQKLSKSGLDPFLRNINSKMSFRKKKDHDDGYRNLSTSSAEILEHEDQDPPYPGHSGSAGSDATWAENPSPVTVQMVNRDSLPPDLITATIVISDRKNKLSLDSVFNSANSLNTKSIFASDNPVVSLTKLSDSDNKLITDSSFNTTKPSNRRLSKDSNFNTTKPSDRKLSSDPSSNTTKPSDTKLFSDPSSNKLSQGPSSNASQLSGSNRLSHNPSINGNKSSYTSDLNKVSRDPSIVSTISSDPNKLSRDPSFVLAKSSDPNKLSRDPSIISGMSSDPNKLSHDPSIISGMSSNPNKLSHDPSIISMKLSDMSKLSRESSINASKSSDTNQLSYDPNIISAKSLDSNNSSASSSPTVNSDTTTNAAEPSGTKNMLDPVVSTIDSSDKQSKLEWLPNVQGASSVTENINTHRSSNSVNFTSDIDILKQSIVLKSILSKNLQDLSDELFSKSELYTNDEGYSPPPSVHSRPSDSTDDRVLGKVQDLNSWRSSKDLLNSQVLLSPVVKNSPQDLLPEGEPGKSSDIEDYVSEKLLEAAGRNFPMNRKSSFKKKHLVSEESSSEHVLSGSIYEYVIKQIFTAPIFSQLGIGIKSSSEARMDSQNQLLTPWERSVTSHIINYEEKDSDVNLSQSKSIISQIIQSFPVNTLLESGVIKVIELDKEHQNSLLDSQTTSSTEQYSDSRSQIKLLSRQNTSSINPLDSSVSGAEYTEDCQSISTQESKYPVRDTKSDSPNDTEEMELDSNLESSSSSLDKVKDTDTAKLKNILKNIFSIFFKYNQSERRQQPEKDSESLIKHSSSSGSEHLEKTQENFNKADKKVDRKPILNPKLRMFLEKLSETEVKNLKSELSKHIQHYLVERLTESGHITKEDLPTIYHKLYLMNEKVELKEQTPFQEKYSETVKEIMSFVNNFNHHFIDKHLETKLRGFLSEILQNYFLKNLSVSNLFNETDAMALHASMSPVRSKSELGQDIADGNFGSSLKINMQYPVTKSLQHYLQDLSENELLSLKTDLSKYLQVLFIEKLYKSGLVSERQLKGISQEIISLHSPSIPLKHIKTNLPFRNESYFMREDSEEQMKYLKNGQNAALHVLLKDKCGETELSRKKERESSFSQILKENLPAIWEQKNIYTREEETLNLIQMQSFLNKNNQANPLTRSPERPSDISLKKQKKDHGFMQFTQVEGSVYKTEIQDPYSWDSRSKTIQSKPCLEKTLKMKLLDKRENNNFYKLTAQEKLDTEFSSYLKLPNCKIPKEKEPISRLSFPTWKTNTFIHVKPEIGEQSKLDHYYQRLKGNNNNNKKHLVTFAQFKNEMETLYRNPYEACNEKRAKISESQSFKYKEKEKSSRPFFFPEVLKRENTKSKRKERDHATKPKKSFHKIVRLLPATLPTTRPHLRKSAPRNLLHWTARRTIHDCLDRFDDLHAPTVKCPKKSKSGARLLGKSPEDSHNQAKHCARPYTAPEPNKRRESAAWKFASPRMVSAGLLHLYVTPAYGIRKVRSKRKLKEDIEKRPLISEIIQMLDNAE; encoded by the exons ATGGAAAAATCGCCACATTTTTCAG aTGTGTTAATAATACCTGATAAACCCTTCGAAGATTTAAACACAAATAAGAAAGGGAGACCT CCCATCGAGTTAAGGAAATCTTGGGAAAGACATCCTACTGACGTTGCCTGTAGTCTCCGAAAG GTGGCTTTTGCACAAAAAGACTACACCATACCAGTTTGCAAAGCAGAAACTACAGAATTCAAACCCAAACATCAG TTTCAGAAACTCAGCAAGAGTGGTCTTGATCCTTTTCTAAGAAACATAAACAGCAAAATGTcattcagaaagaagaaagatcatgATGATGGATACAGAAATCTAAGCACGTCAAGTGCAGAGATTTTAGAGCATGAAGATCAAGATCCTCCTTACCCAGGACATTCAGGGTCTGCAGGATCTGATGCAACATGGGCTGAAAACCCTAGCCCTGTCACAGTCCAGATGGTAAACAGGGACAGCTTGCCTCCTGACCTGATAACAGCCACAATAGTGATTTCAGACAGGAAGAATAAGCTGTCGCTTGATAGTGTTTTCAACTCAGCAAACAGTTTAAATACAAAGAGTATCTTTGCAAGTGATAATCCTGTTGTCAGCCTAACAAAGCTTTCAGATTCTGATAATAAACTGATAACTGATTCTAGTTTTAATACAACAAAGCCTTCAAATAGGAGGCTGTCTAAGGACTCGAATTTCAATACAACAAAGCCTTCAGATAGGAAGCTGTCTAGTGACCCTAGTTCCAATACAACAAAGCCTTCAGATACTAAACTGTTTAGTGATCCTAGTAGCAATAAATTGTCCCAAGGTCCTAGTAGCAATGCATCACAGCTTTCAGGTTCTAATAGATTATCCCATAATCCTAGTATCAATGGAAATAAATCTTCATATACTTCAGATCTTAATAAGGTATCCCGAGATCCTAGTATCGTCTCAACAATATCTTCAGATCCTAACAAGTTATCCCGTGATCCTAGCTTCGTTTTAGCAAAGTCTTCAGATCCTAACAAG TTATCCCGTGATCCTAGCATCATTTCAGGAAT GTCTTCAGATCCTAACAAGTTATCCCATGATCCTAGTATCATTTCAGGAATGTCTTCAAATCCTAATAAGTTATCCCATGATCCTAGCATCATTTCAATGAAGCTTTCAGATATGAGTAAGTTGAGCCGTGAGTCTAGTATCAATGCAAGTAAGTCTTCAGATACTAATCAGTTGTCATATGATCCCAATATCATTTCAGCAAAGTCTTTAGATAGTAACAATAGTTCGGCAAGTAGCAGTCCTACTGTCAATTCAGATACTACTACCAACGCAGCGGAACCTTCAGGTACTAAGAACATGCTGGATCCTGTTGTCTCCACAATAGACTCTTCAGATAAACAGAGTAAGTTAGAATGGCTCCCAAATGTCCAAGGAGCATCATCAGTGActgaaaatataaacacacatcgCTCCTCAAACTCGGTAAATTTTACATCtgatattgacattttaaaacagTCAATAGTACTCAAatcaattttaagtaaaaatctGCAAGACCTTTCAGATGAGTTGTTTTCTAAATCAGAACTCTACACAAATGATGAAGGCTATTCTCCACCTCCAAGTGTGCACAGCAGGCCATCTGATAGCACAGATGACAGAGTGTTGGGAAAAGTCCAAGATCTAAACAGCTGGCGTTCATCAAAAGACCTTCTAAATTCCCAGGTTCTTTTAAGTCCTGTAGTTAAAAATAGCCCTCAAGATTTACTCCCAGAAGGTGAACCAGGAAAATCTTCAGACATAGAAGACTATGTCTCTGAAAAACTCTTAGAGGCTGCTGGAAGAAATTTTCCAATGAACAGAAAGAGTAGTTTCAAGAAAAAACATTTAGTAAGTGAAGAATCTAGCTCTGAACATGTTTTAAGTGGTAGCATATATGAGTACGTTATCAAGCAAATATTCACTGCACCCATATTCTCACAACTGGGAATAGGAATAAAGAGCTCAAGTGAGGCCCGGATGGACTCACAAAATCAGTTGCTGACACCTTGGGAGAGAAGTGTAACTTCACACATTATCAACTATGAAGAAAAGGACAGTGACGTTAACTTGTCACAGTCCAAATCGATCATAAGCCAAATAATACAGTCCTTTCCTGTAAATACTCTGTTAGAATCTGGGGTAATCAAAGTGATAGAACTTGATAAAGAACATCAGAACTCTTTGTTGGACTCACAGACAACCTCTTCCACAGAGCAGTATTCTGATAGTAGAAGCCAAATAAAACTTCTTTCCAGGCAGAATACATCTAGCATCAACCCCCTAGACTCTTCTGTGAGTGGAGCTGAATATACAGAAGACTGCCAAAGTATATCCACACAAGAGTCAAAATATCCAGTACGAGATACAAAGTCAGACTCACCAAATGATACAGAGGAGATGGAGCtagactctaacttagaaagttcTAGTAGCTCACTAGATAAAGTTAAAGACACCGACACAGCAAAGTTAAAAAACATCCTAAAAAATATCTTCAGTATTTTCTTCAAATACAATCAGTCTGAAAGAAGACAACAACCAGAAAAAGACTCAGAAAGTCTAATTAAACATTCTTCATCAAGTGGTTCAGAACACTTAGAAAAAACTCAAGAGAATTTTAACAAAGCAGACAAAAAAGTAGACAGGAAACCCATTTTGAATCCAAAGCTGCGTATGTTTCTAGAGAAACTCTCGGAGACAGAAGTAAAAAATTTGAAGTCTGAGTTAAGTAAACACATTCAGCATTACCTTGTTGAAAGACTTACAGAGTCAGGCCACATCACCAAGGAGGACTTACCAACAATCTATCACAAGCTCTATCTAATGAATGAGAAAGTCGAGTTAAAAGAGCAAACTCCCTTTCAGGAGAAATACTCAGAAACTGTAAAAGAAATCATGTCTTTTGTAAACAACTTTAACCATCATTTCATAGATAAACATCTAGAAACAAAGCTTAGAGGTTTTCTAAGTGAAATTCTCCAAAATTATTTCCTGAAGAATCTTTCAGTGAGCAACTTATTCAATGAGACAGACGCTATGGCTCTCCATGCCAGCATGTCCCCTGTAAGAAGTAAGAGTGAGCTAGGACAAGACATTGCAGATGGGAATTTTGGTTCAAGCCTTAAAATAAACATGCAATACCCTGTAACCAAATCTCTACAACATTATCTTCAGGATTTATCAGAAAATGAATTATTAAGTCTAAAAACTGATTTGAGCAAATACCTCCAGGTCCTCTTTATAGAAAAACTTTATAAGTCAGGACTGGTGTCAGAAAGGCAGCTAAAGGGGATCAGCCAGGAAATTATCTCACTCCATTCCCCTTCCATACcattaaaacacataaaaacaaatttacctTTTAGAAATGAAAGTTACTTTATGAGGGAGGATTCAGAAGagcaaatgaaatatttaaaaaatggccAAAATGCAGCTTTACACGTGCTGCTTAAAGATAAATGCGGAGAAACAGAACtgtccaggaagaaagaaagggaaagttctttctcacaaattttaaaagaaaacctacCAGCAATATGGgaacagaaaaatatttatacCAGGGAAGAAGAAACACTGAATTTAATACAAATGCAATCTTTCCTCAACAAAAATAACCAGGCAAATCCACTAACTAGGTCACCAGAAAGACCTTCAGACATATCActtaagaaacagaagaaagatcATGGTTTCATGCAGTTTACTCAAGTAGAAGGTTCTGTCTACAAAACAGAGATTCAAGATCCATATAGTTGGGATAGTAGATCAAAAACAATTCAATCAAAACCTTGCTTAGAAAAGACATTGAAAATGAAGCTACTTGACAAGAGGGAAAACAATAACTTTTATAAATTGACTGCACAGGAAAAACTTGATACCGAATTTTCATCTTATCTCAAGCTCCCTAACTGCAAAATACCAAAAGAAAAGGAACCCATAAGCAGGCTCTCCTTCCCTACATGGAAGACTAACACCTTCATTCATGTCAAGCCAGAGATCGGGGAGCAATCGAAATTAGACCACTATTATCAGAGACtgaaaggaaataataataacaataaaaaacactTGGTTACATTTGCACAattcaaaaatgaaatggaaactcTTTATAGAAACCCATATGAAGCTTGCAATGAAAAACGTGCCAAGATCTCTGAATCACAGtcatttaaatataaagaaaaggagaaaagctcAAGACCATTCTTCTTCCCAGAAGTATTGAAGAGAGAAAACACgaaatccaaaagaaaagaaagagaccacGCCACCAAACCAAAGAAGTCATTTCACAAGATAGTTAGGTTACTACCAGCCACACTGCCCACTACAAGACCTCATCTCCGGAAGTCTGCGCCAAGGAATTTACTTCACTGGACTGCAAGGAGAACTATACAT GATTGTTTGGATAGATTCGACGATTTACACGCACCCACAGTTAAATGTCCTAAAAAATCAAAATCAGGAGCAAGACTTTTAGGCAAGAGTCCAGAAGATTCCCATAATCAGGCAAAACACTGTGCACGACCATACACTGCTCCAGAGCCTAACAAACGACGAGAAAGTGCCGCCTGGAAATTTGCAAGTCCTCGGATGGTTTCAGCGGGCTTACTTCACTTATATGTCACCCCAGCGTATGGAATCCGTAAAGTGCGGTccaaaaggaaattaaaagagGATATTGAAAAGCGTCCGCTCATTAGTGAGATTATCCAGATGCTAGACAATGCAGAATGA
- the C2cd6 gene encoding C2 calcium-dependent domain-containing protein 6 isoform X2: MEKSPHFSDVLIIPDKPFEDLNTNKKGRPPIELRKSWERHPTDVACSLRKVAFAQKDYTIPVCKAETTEFKPKHQFQKLSKSGLDPFLRNINSKMSFRKKKDHDDGYRNLSTSSAEILEHEDQDPPYPGHSGSAGSDATWAENPSPVTVQMVNRDSLPPDLITATIVISDRKNKLSLDSVFNSANSLNTKSIFASDNPVVSLTKLSDSDNKLITDSSFNTTKPSNRRLSKDSNFNTTKPSDRKLSSDPSSNTTKPSDTKLFSDPSSNKLSQGPSSNASQLSGSNRLSHNPSINGNKSSYTSDLNKVSRDPSIVSTISSDPNKLSRDPSFVLAKSSDPNKLSRDPSIISGMSSDPKLSRDPSIISAKSSDPNKLSHDPSIISGMSSNPNKLSHDPSIISMKLSDMSKLSRESSINASKSSDTNQLSYDPNIISAKSLDSNNSSASSSPTVNSDTTTNAAEPSGTKNMLDPVVSTIDSSDKQSKLEWLPNVQGASSVTENINTHRSSNSVNFTSDIDILKQSIVLKSILSKNLQDLSDELFSKSELYTNDEGYSPPPSVHSRPSDSTDDRVLGKVQDLNSWRSSKDLLNSQVLLSPVVKNSPQDLLPEGEPGKSSDIEDYVSEKLLEAAGRNFPMNRKSSFKKKHLVSEESSSEHVLSGSIYEYVIKQIFTAPIFSQLGIGIKSSSEARMDSQNQLLTPWERSVTSHIINYEEKDSDVNLSQSKSIISQIIQSFPVNTLLESGVIKVIELDKEHQNSLLDSQTTSSTEQYSDSRSQIKLLSRQNTSSINPLDSSVSGAEYTEDCQSISTQESKYPVRDTKSDSPNDTEEMELDSNLESSSSSLDKVKDTDTAKLKNILKNIFSIFFKYNQSERRQQPEKDSESLIKHSSSSGSEHLEKTQENFNKADKKVDRKPILNPKLRMFLEKLSETEVKNLKSELSKHIQHYLVERLTESGHITKEDLPTIYHKLYLMNEKVELKEQTPFQEKYSETVKEIMSFVNNFNHHFIDKHLETKLRGFLSEILQNYFLKNLSVSNLFNETDAMALHASMSPVRSKSELGQDIADGNFGSSLKINMQYPVTKSLQHYLQDLSENELLSLKTDLSKYLQVLFIEKLYKSGLVSERQLKGISQEIISLHSPSIPLKHIKTNLPFRNESYFMREDSEEQMKYLKNGQNAALHVLLKDKCGETELSRKKERESSFSQILKENLPAIWEQKNIYTREEETLNLIQMQSFLNKNNQANPLTRSPERPSDISLKKQKKDHGFMQFTQVEGSVYKTEIQDPYSWDSRSKTIQSKPCLEKTLKMKLLDKRENNNFYKLTAQEKLDTEFSSYLKLPNCKIPKEKEPISRLSFPTWKTNTFIHVKPEIGEQSKLDHYYQRLKGNNNNNKKHLVTFAQFKNEMETLYRNPYEACNEKRAKISESQSFKYKEKEKSSRPFFFPEVLKRENTKSKRKERDHATKPKKSFHKIVRLLPATLPTTRPHLRKSAPRNLLHWTARRTIHDCLDRFDDLHAPTVKCPKKSKSGARLLGKSPEDSHNQAKHCARPYTAPEPNKRRESAAWKFASPRMVSAGLLHLYVTPAYGIRKVRSKRKLKEDIEKRPLISEIIQMLDNAE, encoded by the exons ATGGAAAAATCGCCACATTTTTCAG aTGTGTTAATAATACCTGATAAACCCTTCGAAGATTTAAACACAAATAAGAAAGGGAGACCT CCCATCGAGTTAAGGAAATCTTGGGAAAGACATCCTACTGACGTTGCCTGTAGTCTCCGAAAG GTGGCTTTTGCACAAAAAGACTACACCATACCAGTTTGCAAAGCAGAAACTACAGAATTCAAACCCAAACATCAG TTTCAGAAACTCAGCAAGAGTGGTCTTGATCCTTTTCTAAGAAACATAAACAGCAAAATGTcattcagaaagaagaaagatcatgATGATGGATACAGAAATCTAAGCACGTCAAGTGCAGAGATTTTAGAGCATGAAGATCAAGATCCTCCTTACCCAGGACATTCAGGGTCTGCAGGATCTGATGCAACATGGGCTGAAAACCCTAGCCCTGTCACAGTCCAGATGGTAAACAGGGACAGCTTGCCTCCTGACCTGATAACAGCCACAATAGTGATTTCAGACAGGAAGAATAAGCTGTCGCTTGATAGTGTTTTCAACTCAGCAAACAGTTTAAATACAAAGAGTATCTTTGCAAGTGATAATCCTGTTGTCAGCCTAACAAAGCTTTCAGATTCTGATAATAAACTGATAACTGATTCTAGTTTTAATACAACAAAGCCTTCAAATAGGAGGCTGTCTAAGGACTCGAATTTCAATACAACAAAGCCTTCAGATAGGAAGCTGTCTAGTGACCCTAGTTCCAATACAACAAAGCCTTCAGATACTAAACTGTTTAGTGATCCTAGTAGCAATAAATTGTCCCAAGGTCCTAGTAGCAATGCATCACAGCTTTCAGGTTCTAATAGATTATCCCATAATCCTAGTATCAATGGAAATAAATCTTCATATACTTCAGATCTTAATAAGGTATCCCGAGATCCTAGTATCGTCTCAACAATATCTTCAGATCCTAACAAGTTATCCCGTGATCCTAGCTTCGTTTTAGCAAAGTCTTCAGATCCTAACAAG TTATCCCGTGATCCTAGCATCATTTCAGGAATGTCTTCCGATCCTAAGTTATCCCGTGATCCTAGCATCATTTCAGCAAAGTCTTCAGATCCTAACAAGTTATCCCATGATCCTAGTATCATTTCAGGAATGTCTTCAAATCCTAATAAGTTATCCCATGATCCTAGCATCATTTCAATGAAGCTTTCAGATATGAGTAAGTTGAGCCGTGAGTCTAGTATCAATGCAAGTAAGTCTTCAGATACTAATCAGTTGTCATATGATCCCAATATCATTTCAGCAAAGTCTTTAGATAGTAACAATAGTTCGGCAAGTAGCAGTCCTACTGTCAATTCAGATACTACTACCAACGCAGCGGAACCTTCAGGTACTAAGAACATGCTGGATCCTGTTGTCTCCACAATAGACTCTTCAGATAAACAGAGTAAGTTAGAATGGCTCCCAAATGTCCAAGGAGCATCATCAGTGActgaaaatataaacacacatcgCTCCTCAAACTCGGTAAATTTTACATCtgatattgacattttaaaacagTCAATAGTACTCAAatcaattttaagtaaaaatctGCAAGACCTTTCAGATGAGTTGTTTTCTAAATCAGAACTCTACACAAATGATGAAGGCTATTCTCCACCTCCAAGTGTGCACAGCAGGCCATCTGATAGCACAGATGACAGAGTGTTGGGAAAAGTCCAAGATCTAAACAGCTGGCGTTCATCAAAAGACCTTCTAAATTCCCAGGTTCTTTTAAGTCCTGTAGTTAAAAATAGCCCTCAAGATTTACTCCCAGAAGGTGAACCAGGAAAATCTTCAGACATAGAAGACTATGTCTCTGAAAAACTCTTAGAGGCTGCTGGAAGAAATTTTCCAATGAACAGAAAGAGTAGTTTCAAGAAAAAACATTTAGTAAGTGAAGAATCTAGCTCTGAACATGTTTTAAGTGGTAGCATATATGAGTACGTTATCAAGCAAATATTCACTGCACCCATATTCTCACAACTGGGAATAGGAATAAAGAGCTCAAGTGAGGCCCGGATGGACTCACAAAATCAGTTGCTGACACCTTGGGAGAGAAGTGTAACTTCACACATTATCAACTATGAAGAAAAGGACAGTGACGTTAACTTGTCACAGTCCAAATCGATCATAAGCCAAATAATACAGTCCTTTCCTGTAAATACTCTGTTAGAATCTGGGGTAATCAAAGTGATAGAACTTGATAAAGAACATCAGAACTCTTTGTTGGACTCACAGACAACCTCTTCCACAGAGCAGTATTCTGATAGTAGAAGCCAAATAAAACTTCTTTCCAGGCAGAATACATCTAGCATCAACCCCCTAGACTCTTCTGTGAGTGGAGCTGAATATACAGAAGACTGCCAAAGTATATCCACACAAGAGTCAAAATATCCAGTACGAGATACAAAGTCAGACTCACCAAATGATACAGAGGAGATGGAGCtagactctaacttagaaagttcTAGTAGCTCACTAGATAAAGTTAAAGACACCGACACAGCAAAGTTAAAAAACATCCTAAAAAATATCTTCAGTATTTTCTTCAAATACAATCAGTCTGAAAGAAGACAACAACCAGAAAAAGACTCAGAAAGTCTAATTAAACATTCTTCATCAAGTGGTTCAGAACACTTAGAAAAAACTCAAGAGAATTTTAACAAAGCAGACAAAAAAGTAGACAGGAAACCCATTTTGAATCCAAAGCTGCGTATGTTTCTAGAGAAACTCTCGGAGACAGAAGTAAAAAATTTGAAGTCTGAGTTAAGTAAACACATTCAGCATTACCTTGTTGAAAGACTTACAGAGTCAGGCCACATCACCAAGGAGGACTTACCAACAATCTATCACAAGCTCTATCTAATGAATGAGAAAGTCGAGTTAAAAGAGCAAACTCCCTTTCAGGAGAAATACTCAGAAACTGTAAAAGAAATCATGTCTTTTGTAAACAACTTTAACCATCATTTCATAGATAAACATCTAGAAACAAAGCTTAGAGGTTTTCTAAGTGAAATTCTCCAAAATTATTTCCTGAAGAATCTTTCAGTGAGCAACTTATTCAATGAGACAGACGCTATGGCTCTCCATGCCAGCATGTCCCCTGTAAGAAGTAAGAGTGAGCTAGGACAAGACATTGCAGATGGGAATTTTGGTTCAAGCCTTAAAATAAACATGCAATACCCTGTAACCAAATCTCTACAACATTATCTTCAGGATTTATCAGAAAATGAATTATTAAGTCTAAAAACTGATTTGAGCAAATACCTCCAGGTCCTCTTTATAGAAAAACTTTATAAGTCAGGACTGGTGTCAGAAAGGCAGCTAAAGGGGATCAGCCAGGAAATTATCTCACTCCATTCCCCTTCCATACcattaaaacacataaaaacaaatttacctTTTAGAAATGAAAGTTACTTTATGAGGGAGGATTCAGAAGagcaaatgaaatatttaaaaaatggccAAAATGCAGCTTTACACGTGCTGCTTAAAGATAAATGCGGAGAAACAGAACtgtccaggaagaaagaaagggaaagttctttctcacaaattttaaaagaaaacctacCAGCAATATGGgaacagaaaaatatttatacCAGGGAAGAAGAAACACTGAATTTAATACAAATGCAATCTTTCCTCAACAAAAATAACCAGGCAAATCCACTAACTAGGTCACCAGAAAGACCTTCAGACATATCActtaagaaacagaagaaagatcATGGTTTCATGCAGTTTACTCAAGTAGAAGGTTCTGTCTACAAAACAGAGATTCAAGATCCATATAGTTGGGATAGTAGATCAAAAACAATTCAATCAAAACCTTGCTTAGAAAAGACATTGAAAATGAAGCTACTTGACAAGAGGGAAAACAATAACTTTTATAAATTGACTGCACAGGAAAAACTTGATACCGAATTTTCATCTTATCTCAAGCTCCCTAACTGCAAAATACCAAAAGAAAAGGAACCCATAAGCAGGCTCTCCTTCCCTACATGGAAGACTAACACCTTCATTCATGTCAAGCCAGAGATCGGGGAGCAATCGAAATTAGACCACTATTATCAGAGACtgaaaggaaataataataacaataaaaaacactTGGTTACATTTGCACAattcaaaaatgaaatggaaactcTTTATAGAAACCCATATGAAGCTTGCAATGAAAAACGTGCCAAGATCTCTGAATCACAGtcatttaaatataaagaaaaggagaaaagctcAAGACCATTCTTCTTCCCAGAAGTATTGAAGAGAGAAAACACgaaatccaaaagaaaagaaagagaccacGCCACCAAACCAAAGAAGTCATTTCACAAGATAGTTAGGTTACTACCAGCCACACTGCCCACTACAAGACCTCATCTCCGGAAGTCTGCGCCAAGGAATTTACTTCACTGGACTGCAAGGAGAACTATACAT GATTGTTTGGATAGATTCGACGATTTACACGCACCCACAGTTAAATGTCCTAAAAAATCAAAATCAGGAGCAAGACTTTTAGGCAAGAGTCCAGAAGATTCCCATAATCAGGCAAAACACTGTGCACGACCATACACTGCTCCAGAGCCTAACAAACGACGAGAAAGTGCCGCCTGGAAATTTGCAAGTCCTCGGATGGTTTCAGCGGGCTTACTTCACTTATATGTCACCCCAGCGTATGGAATCCGTAAAGTGCGGTccaaaaggaaattaaaagagGATATTGAAAAGCGTCCGCTCATTAGTGAGATTATCCAGATGCTAGACAATGCAGAATGA